A genome region from Brassica oleracea var. oleracea cultivar TO1000 chromosome C2, BOL, whole genome shotgun sequence includes the following:
- the LOC106327549 gene encoding ultraviolet-B receptor UVR8, with protein sequence MEDKTTPLPISEDLSRKITSIAAGEAHTIALTGDGCVYSWGRGMFGRIGTGRETDALVPARVGFEFPDRSAARIVGIAAGAYHSLAVSDDGSVWSWGYNIYGQLGFDGENTLAPRLISTFFEQDVSSSCLNDPDREATSDFKVCAVKAGSMMSLAIDNAGGLWMWGNVPPQDSGPEPRLSFTSVPVPFLIPEFHGRTVLKVACGDEHVVALVGSKEIQESALYSWGNNHHGQLGLGDGESRARPQVVEAFNQNSDLTVYDIACGAHHTALLTYRDGTPNGPSVCWTFGFGENGQLGRGSTKSSPVPEPVSELPEHSHLVSVDCGLFHTSVVSSEGYVWSWGMERGLGLCPDVNFSEVEAGDDSVPRKITGGSRFRDPVQVSCGAAHTVLVANGGYKLWSWGRGRNGVLGTGNVMDCYVPTPVFWPTNELKQDSEEAPKPDDGDKSSSTEEIKQLQTKLMVMERYASILHGSIFGKPFNEEEDIPYSLRVSGYFDMGKEWGEMLESADKSQLMRLQAFYEDMISRVKDKVLQRRIQEIMKDCLQSSAPKH encoded by the exons ATGGAAGACAAAACGACGCCGTTACCGATCTCTGAAGATCTCTCCCGGAAAATCACATCTATCGCCGCCGGCGAAGCGCACACCATCGCTCTAACAG GCGATGGATGCGTTTACTCGTGGGGAAGAGGAATGTTCGGGCGTATCGGCACGGGGAGAGAGACGGACGCGCTCGTTCCAGCTCGAGTCGGGTTCGAGTTCCCGGATCGATCGGCCGCTCGAATCGTTGGTATTGCTGCTGGTGCTTATCATAGCCTCGCTGTCTCAG ATGATGGCTCGGTTTGGTCTTGGGGCTATAACATTT ATGGCCAACTTGGTTTTGATGGAGAGAACACCTTGGCTCCACGCTTGATAAGTACTTTCTTTGAACAAGATGTATCTAGTTCTTGTCTTAATGATCCAGATCGAGAAGCTACATCAGATTTCAAG GTTTGTGCTGTCAAGGCTGGATCAATGATGTCGCTGGCCATTGATAACGCCGGAGGGCTTTGGATGTGGGGCAACGTTCCGCCACAAGACAGTGGACCTGAGCCTCGTTTGTCTTTCACAAGTGTCCCGGTTCCATTTTTAATACCTGAGTTCCATGGCCGGACTGTTTTGAAGGTAGCATGTGGGGATGAACACGTTGTTGCTCTTGTTGGTTCTAAGGAGATTCAAGAATCTGCGTTGTATTCTTGGGGTAATAACCATCATGGCCAGTTAGGGCTTGGGGATGGAGAGAGCCGTGCAAGGCCTCAGGTCGTCGAGGCGTTTAACCAGAACTCTGATCTTACAGTCTACGACATAGCTTGCGGTGCTCATCACACAGCTCTCCTCACCTACAGGGACGGTACACCGAACGGACCAAGCGTTTGCTGGACGTTCGGGTTTGGAGAAAACGGTCAGCTTGGGCGTGGGAGCACCAAGAGCTCACCGGTTCCAGAGCCAGTTTCAGAGCTCCCGGAACATTCTCACTTAGTTTCCGTAGACTGTGGGTTGTTCCACACGAGCGTGGTGTCGTCCGAGGGATACGTGTGGTCATGGGGGATGGAGAGGGGACTAGGGCTATGCCCCGATGTGAATTTCTCAGAAGTGGAAGCAGGAGACGACAGTGTACCGAGAAAGATAACCGGTGGGTCAAGATTCCGTGACCCGGTTCAGGTTTCTTGCGGGGCTGCGCATACAGTTCTCGTGGCGAACGGTGGTTACAAGCTGTGGTCTTGGGGAAGAGGAAGAAACGGAGTGCTCGGGACGGGCAATGTTATGGACTGTTATGTTCCCACCCCTGTCTTCTGGCCGACGAATGAGCTGAAACAGGACAGTGAAGAAGCACCGAAACCTGATGATGGTGACAAAAGCTCATCAACGGAGGAGATTAAACAGCTACAGACAAAGCTAATGGTGATGGAAAGATACGCAAGCATACTTCATGGATCCATATTTGGAAAGCCTTTCAACGAAGAGGAAGACATTCCGTATTCGTTACGGGTCTCTGGGTACTTCGATATGGGGAAAGAGTGGGGAGAGATGCTGGAGAGTGCTGATAAGAGTCAGCTTATGAGGCTTCAAGCTTTCTATGAGGATATGATTAGTAGGGTTAAGGATAAGGTGTTGCAGAGAAGGATTCAGGAGATTATGAAAGATTGTCTTCAATCATCAGCCCCTAAACACTAG